AGTCATGACCGTGCAGAGTTCGATGGGCTTGTAGCCGACGCCCTCCGTCGGTGAATTGTTGCCGAGCATAGCGGTGATCATATCGGAAATGATCCGGATATTCACCGTGGGCTTGCTGCGGTTGGCCTCCAGCCACAGGTCGAACAGGCCCTTGTAGAACGAAGCAACGGATGCGGGGGTCTCATCCACCGTCGCATCAGGGATCATGATATCGTAGTTGGCAATTCCGCACTCTGCGAAAAATTCGACGTACTGCTTTGGCGGGTAAGCGGGATTGCAGACGGCCAGAGCGCTCATGCCGATGTCGCGAGACGCCAGCATCCGCGCGGCTCGCTCGGCCGCCGCGTGGGTGCCGGTGCCTTGAAACGTTTTCCGGTGAAGGTCGTGAATATGTGCCGGCCCGTCGAGGCTGATCGCGACCGAAATGTCGCGGGCCTCGAAACAGTTCAGCCACTCATCGTCGATCAACACGCCATTGGTGGTCACCGCGATCGGTATGTCGCAGCCCGTCCGTGACGATATGCCTTCGCAGGCCTCCGCAATCCGGTGAAAATTATCGATTCCCCACAGCAACGGTTCGCCGCCGTGCAGGATGATGGGAAAATCGATCAGGGAATGCCTGGCGACGTGCTCTTCGATCCGCTGCAACAACTGAAGCAGCACGTCCGAACTCATCAGCTTCGGCTTGTCATAAACCGACGCGTCGCGGAACCAGTAGCAATAGGAGCAGTCGATGTTGCA
The Bradyrhizobium sp. KBS0727 genome window above contains:
- a CDS encoding radical SAM protein; translation: MPDALGFQEQPISQLLVKVASRCNIDCSYCYWFRDASVYDKPKLMSSDVLLQLLQRIEEHVARHSLIDFPIILHGGEPLLWGIDNFHRIAEACEGISSRTGCDIPIAVTTNGVLIDDEWLNCFEARDISVAISLDGPAHIHDLHRKTFQGTGTHAAAERAARMLASRDIGMSALAVCNPAYPPKQYVEFFAECGIANYDIMIPDATVDETPASVASFYKGLFDLWLEANRSKPTVNIRIISDMITAMLGNNSPTEGVGYKPIELCTVMTDGSVEAHDVLRIAGDGFTNTKFNIFEHAIDEVRNEPRWKAARDASIKLSEKCQQCRFMNACGGGYLPHRFSKKNGYDNPSVYCDDLYSMFENMQSVLERHLYVSKPDGERLGVRDALAGRVAG